The sequence TTTGGCACGTCCAAATGGGTATGGTATAATAATCGTTTAATACTTGTAATCGAGGTTACATGTTCAATTAATCGTGATGTTAATTTAGGCCCTAATCACCACCGTTTTCCCGGGGAATCTGTTAAAATTCACTTTCTAATATGttgacactgttaaatagctgttaaTTGGGAGACACACATGgaacctttcatatatcagtctgtgctcCCATAACCTagaacaatgggggacatttactaacaaGTCTTAATTTGTTCCACTGTTCTAATGAGGATTAGAGTATTAGTAAAAAGtcgaaaaaaaagtgcaaaaaaggcgcaaaaatgtaaaaattgggCAACCATATTCACCtaatactgaccagacgtaagcctgtacctgtttgtgtgactttggaaaaagttgcaaatgataaattgggcgctaatcctagATTATCGGAACATTTGGGTGAATACCCAGAAcaggcagattttaaaaaaatgtcgaATCCTGGTTCATAAATAGTTCAAAAATTGGTGAGAAatacaattattcacctaaaaataggcgcaaagtccttgataaatttcccgaatgtttttattctctggtgcaatgTGTCAGAGAGGTGTTCCCAAGACCCTGATCTGCtgcagctgtaacacctccttgttCCCCCCTTCTGTAGACCTGACCCTGCTTAGGGCTCGCATTTCCGCTGACTGTCAAGTaggaagcatttttctacattttgaaAGCACAGGCATATATGAAAGGTAATGTGTCTTCTTACCTTATGAGATACCCTTCTTACCTAGGAGACACATggaacctttcatatatctgtctgtgcttccagaaggtagaaaaaaaatgctttacTTCTCTTAACGTTCAAAGaggctacatacagtacatctgCACTGACTGCACAGGTCAGCGATACATAACTGACCtaatccatatactgtacatacgaCTGACTAATGTGGTGTTGTTTTTTATTTCCTCCTTTAGGTGCCTAAACGGGTGTGTAAATTTTCGCACCCTGGTCTGGCCTTACACACCGTTCATGAAATCGCATACCTCCGGAATTTACCTGTCAAAACCGTCATGTCAAAATTACGGGAAAACACCTACCGGATCTATAGTATATAAGTGCCTAATGCTTCCAGCTTATTTTAATTAAACGTGTCTTACTTTTCTCTGGAAACCAGGGAGGGAAGTGTCCCGTCAGTGTTATTTCTGTTTTCTGTCTGGAAGTCTATTCTTTTACTTGGATGTCTTGTCTGTTAAAAAGATGAGGTTTTaagatttttgtttttataagaTTTTTTCTATAATATTGTAAACAGTTGTTTACATTTGTGTTATTAAAGACCTTTTCACCCTGTAATACTTGTATGGGGTTAAAGATGGgcgaaaataataataataataaaaaaaatacctagCCAGTTATTGATTTCAGCATATATAGTCTCTTTTCCCTGCCTGTAGGattgctttaaagtgtacctgttataacttttaaacctAAATCAGCAGATgccatataaagcaagtttgcaatttacattcatatatttattttttgttattatgaaaaacacggcactttgTGGTCTTacacttttttctctttttctttttcaaagagtctaaacacaggaagtcccttgtttcccaggtcatctgagcgttcacagagaaggtagtcatgtgattgatggacgcattgatCTGTgaatctctgtactggctgggacttcatgtgtttaacagcacaagactaaaaagctgccttcaggagactggacctggatttctggtaagtatagctttgttttacagcatgataacaaaagaaaaataatgtaaattgcaaacttgctttatatcacattaagggtgccttcacacctaccggatccgcagcgcgtctcacttctgcggattcgtagcgagaaccgctgcagatccggtaccatttcacccctatgatagcacatactcgcagcgggattgacatcccactgtgaatatCCCACtgtgtccgcagccccgccgtcgcatcccccccatccccggccgcatcctgcagcccaccgccgagagcatacagtacctgcttggcggcgcggctgcagtgaggctcccggctccggtcccgctcagctgatctgagcgggaccggagccggcagcctcactgcagccgcgccgccaagcaggtactgtatgctctcggctgcaggatgcggcctgggatgggggatgcggcggtggggctgcggacagcggggggggggggggggggtaaagcacatattcacagcgagGGGGGgggtaaagcacatattcacagcgggtgcgagtatgtgctatcataggggtgaattgatactggatcagcagctgcggatccggtaggtgtgaagccaCCCATAATATGATTTCGATTCTGAAAGTTTTaacgacaagtacactttaaatattcacaagaggatggggaggaaggaGCTGCAACTGAGACGAGGACCGTGACATCAGATCGgcatagagcacacagcacatttCTGAAGCACACATTATTTCAGGCTACTCTACAATAATAATAAGGATGTGGTTTTATATTACTGCAGACCTGATACCAGTGTGATGGACGCAGCAGATCAAAAAATAAGTCCacaagatgtttgtttttttgcttgtaAACCTCTACTTTATTTCACAGACAGGTGCATGATGTGACTGGCAGGACAGGGAGAGGATCTGTGGCTAGGTGCACAGGATGAGAACTGCTAGGCCTTTTCCTCTTGTATATCTGGTGAGATAGGGAAAGAAGACTCAATATATTACCAGCTGCACATTatactatattaaaggggttatccagtgctacaaaaacatggccactttcttccagagacagcacctctcttgtctccagttcaggtgtggtttgcaattaagccccattcacttcaatagaaccaagctgcaaaccccacccaaactggagacaagaatgataatgtctctggaagaaggtggccatgtttttctagcgctggatgacccctcTAAGCTTGCTtcacaccttttttttattttactgaagATAAAAAAATTGTCTAATTGACAAAACAATGTGAAACTAGCCTTTTATGTTATTATATGATTATACATTGTACTAGTTATAATGCATTATATGATATTGCACATGTATTAGATGTTACACAGTTTTAACAAAGTTAAACAATAGAGATGCTGTATAGGGCAGCAGACAGTCACGAATGCTGAATATTTTCTGATAAAAAGTCTTGTTTTCCATTAATAGCATGATTAGGAGTATTCCTATATATTGATATGCTATAACATTATGATCCATGGGAGTCTGACCTTTTAGACCCCCACAAACCTAGAGAATGAGGTGACCTACGCCTGTTATTAACACAGCACCAATCAAGTGGTTGGAGTCCTGCACCAACAACATATAGGAAAACATTGTCAGTGACCTCATAGGGCATTATACAGGGTAAGGCAAAACTGCTGAAGCACCGAGCTATCTTTAGGCATTCCAAAGTGAATCGGTCAAGTCTGTGAACTGCTGCTCCTGTTTGGGAGACTTGTTATTGGGAAGCATCCAACTGGCTAATAAGTCCCTGTAGGGCACTATGATTTCTTACTGTCATATTCTGTGCTGTTTTTGGGATATTAAAAGTTTATTTCATTTGCTAATGAGGAGTTTCAGGGCACTGGGGATGGGCCTACCTCCCCCAGTTGGCCCACCTTTCCTAACTAATATAAGCAGAGTAATGCTTCAATATTCATTTGGAGGAATAGGGCGGATCAGGgcagaagccccgcccccagcacacaaaaaaaaatcttattagcATATTAAATGAACTGCTAATATCCCCcaaatggcactgaggatgaaggtgagacttaccttcatcctcagacaGTGTGCCCTTTTAGGgacatcagcaggttaggtaCTTCTTCCGTTTAAGGTTGCAGGTGATCTTACTGGCTGGACAAACATATTCCCCTAACCTGTGGATAGTGATAAGTGTGGTAAAGCCTTTTACCAATATGATCTGATGACTGACAGTTTGATCAGTAAAAACTGCTACTGTTattttctgatgtgttttattaatattgCCCCTAAACCTGTTACCTTTTGCTAAGTCTTCAATGTCTCTGTGCTGAGTAGGGAACCCATCTAAATTTATAGGACTATATATTGGTTATTGATTTCAGAGGGTCCCCTGGGTGGTCATTGGACCTGGACTGAGAAACACTTATAGTGCAGTGTGCAGCTTAATATATCCTTGCTTTGGcgtttgttgtgtgtgtgtgtgtgtgtggggggggggggggggtacattgaCTGCCTCTGATTTTTCCTATAATGTATGCAATTCACTGGAAGTACAATTCCCTCCCAGTCCCCAGGTTAGAGCATCACATGTGAACCTCACAAAGAATTGTTTTTACCATGAGGTGAGCTGAGAGAGAATAGTCCAAGCAGAAGGTTTTCTATGGCAGCTTTCTGCCTCTGAAACTGCTCCTGTGTCAGCTTCAGATTGATATCCAGAGGGATTGTCACCTGAAATATAGAACATTTAATCTGAGAAAATAACAGACACAGCAGGTAAGGGGCAGGGAACAGCTGCAGGGGCGACTAATTGTAGAGGTCTTTGCACATCCatgtattatgctgcgtttacacagaacgataattcgcccgatcgtacgattaacgatttcgaaagaacaatgtgttttttataacgataagcgtttagacagaacgatatcgtatggaaaaaaaaatttgcaatcgttttagcctatctcacacattggttaaatcggtgaacgactgttcacatgaaacaatctgcaattttttttgcgaacgaccaacgactatttgagaacatgttcaaagatcaaaatgaacgatttctcgctcatcgcttgatcattcgcagtgtttacacagaacgattatcgctcaaatgcgatcgttatcgtgcaaatttgcacgataatcgttccatgtaaacgcagcattacacactcATAAATGGCATTGATTGTAACTCTACAAATCTGTGCAGCATTGACTGCTAGTAACAAGTGATAACTGAGGGTTAaaatggttatccagcgctacaaaaacatggccacttttccccctctcttgtctccagttcaggtgtagtttgcaattaagctccctttacttcaatggaactgacttgaaaccacacccaaactagaggggaagagagggggaaaagtggccatgtttttgtagcgctggttaaccCTTTTAAGGCAGCTGAACTTCATGTATAAACACTGCACTACAGACCCCAATCTCTTTCTGGTCTTCTGACTGTTCCTCCACAGGATTCCCCCAGGAGTCTACGGCCTCCCTGCGACTCATGTTGTACGGCAGCTTCTTTGGCAACTTCTTTCCCTGgataaaaaacaaaatatatatatattttaattcttatatacagtaataatttcTAAAATTATATTTAAGGACTGAACATAGAGGAAGTATCTAATGTTTGCCTATTTTATGTACACTTCACATTAGGACCATCTGCTTAATGTTGGGTAGTTCCCGAGTCAAAATATCCCACTAAGGCACAGACCCCAAAAGCTCTACTCTTAAATTCTGCTGTAAAAATTACCTGGGAATGGGGTAGCTAGTAATCTGTTTGGTCCAAGATGGCTGCTTCCTGCCTGCAGAATTTCTTAACTAACACATCTTTCCTTAGGTgtgtttacatagacagattattgaagccaaattcaggaacagactaaacagagatcaggtcataaaggaaaaactgatatttctcctcttttcaaatccattcctggctttggcttcaataatctgtcagataaatctctctgtgtaaacacagtattagggtcctattccacgggccgaggagggcccgatcaacgatgtaaacgaggggcgatctgctagatcgccgctcgtttactgggcctattccacggcccgatgattgttgagcgagggctgcaaggacatcgttaccgatgtccttgcagcatcatacattacctggctgcagggcttgtcctccgctccgtctcctccccgggtcccctgcgctctatcttctgaatagccggtcagctgacaggccacactcagccaatcacaggctgcggcggtcccggcctgtgattggctgagcgctccatcagctgaccggccattcagaagatagagcgcgcgggactcggggatgaagacagcgctgagaagaagccctgcagccaggtaatgtatgatgatgatgctgctgtttcttctcaaatcgttggtcgcctgccgcgcaccactattcaaccgtagcgatgtgcggtggaggaacgatgattttaggtctggccctaaatgaacgatcagccgatgacacgatcatcggctgatcgttctctctatttcaccgaacgataatcgtccgaatcgggccaaatggggccgatccggccgattatcgttactgtggaatagggcccttagggagaGATCTCTCAATGAAGGCCAGCAGGATGGGGAGCAGCTGCCTCGGATCACCCCGATGGCTAGTGACCTTGTAATTTCCCTTAAATGCTGcaggagtaaggctatgttcacacaacgattttcaacGCCCATTATTTGATACTCTCAAAAACAGTTGATGTTTTGTGTATCAACGGCCATTATTACGACGACGGctactggtacattattctaggttagAGATTACCCTTTTAGGTATGGCTAATCTAAAAATGTCCATTTAATTgaaaggacagtaaaaaaaagtgaatgatGTAAAATAACAGCTGCTGTTTGCTCAAAAACATCCCCAATTAATGACATGAACACTAATTTGTTGGCCGCTGCGAACAGCGGCCATTATTCAGTGCACTATGTGAGCTAACAtctgttgtttccatagacttaaaaggggttatccagcgctacaaaaacatggccactttccccctactgttttctccagttcaggtgtggtttgcaattaagctccatttacttctatggaactgagtttcaaaaccccacccaaactggagacaacagtagggggaaagtggccatgtttttgtagcgctggataacccctttaatgggacttaTTGAAAACTTAAACCTAACAATTTTACTAAAAAagatagtgtgtgaacatggcctaaatcatTGTCATAATAGAGCTTGTTTCCATTTCATGCTGCCCGTGGTTTGGAAACCCTGGGTTTGCAAACCCTAAGGATATGTTGACAAAGCATACATAAGCGAAATGATCATCATGTATTTGTCTAATTTACAAGCATTTTCAATACTTTTTACATGGTTTTTGGTCATGTATTTCACATCCTATTTCAACACCTTTTTCGGTACGTTTGAGAATACATTATAAAATGTGTCCCCTTTTTACGCACATCAGCAGTGTAAAAATACACACCATGTGACCTATGGCGTGTATTTCCCAGTGAAATGTAAACAACATGGTTTGTGGGTGTATTTAGGTGTTGAATAGACATGGATTCTGCCACAAAATAGTctgttgaacatagcctaaggtggtGGTCCCCAAGCTGTGGCTCTATAGCTACAACTCTccgcataccccaacagctgtaTAGTTCTTCAAAAGCTGGAGAGCTAGAGGTAGGTGAGCACTGCTCTAGAGCGAGATTTACCTGGACCACCACGTTCTCTTACCGCATTTTTCTGCATATCTGATGGACTCAAGAAGCTTGATCCTGCCTCCACGTCCTCCGTCCACAAAAGGCAAAACAGGACGATGCCACAGAAAGCAACTTTAGCCAACATTATCCAAAATTCTGATTTCTCACTGCAAGtctgcaatataaaaaaaaaaattatagattgAAGTAAAAACTGGAATTACCTGTTGATGTGACTTACATGGAGTCACAGGAAAGTCATACCACCTTTATGGCCCCTGCatatttataggggaggtcaatgGAATTTAGAGCACCTCCCAAATGTTATGGAAATCTGTAAAGAGGAAAGAAACGGACATCTGGTGCCGCATCTGCACAACCAGGTAATGTAAAGAAACACCTTTGTTCTGGTGTGAAGGGTGGAAGTGACCGTGATCATTGTAGCTGACCTAAGGGACCTATGCCAGGTAGTCCTCCATTGTACACTGTTTGTACTTGTGCTGATACTGATAGGGCAGGAGTGGTGCAAGAGGAATTTCCTGTCATTGTCTATGTACTGTGTTTGTATGTGGTTTTTCCCTCTTTATTGTTGTGAGTGCCTCTTGTTCTGCAGCGGTCGCTGTCAGGAGTGATGTGTTTGCACAGTGTGGAGAGCAAACGTGCTGGCTTTGTTGTATCAGTCCTGTAATTCACCTCCAAAGTAACACGGCAGTCATCTGCAGGCCTAGACTGAACAGCATATTCATGTAAACGGCTATCTGATCTGATATCTTGAGCACTATTTCCATGTATCTCGTTTTGGTCGGTATTTTTAGCCAAGACCAGGAGTGGAAGTGACAAagggaaaaactataatggaaaagttgccttttttgtattttggtcccacttctacatatactgacGAAAATGGGGACCAAATCCTGATTCACTACATGTGAATTCAGGCTTATACGCCAGTTACATTGTGTTGTTTACAGAATTCTGCTAGTATCAAACATTATAGGTGACATCCAGCCCAATGAGGCAAAGTATGAATAAAAGTCCAtattacagtatgtgtgttgtacTTATCTTGAGatactaaaaaaaaacttatgtgcGAGATGGGCCAACATGGGGCCGTGCAaggatgtaaacgagtgccaatcagcaagatcggcactcgtttgcagtgcctgGACAAGGCACAGTTTATTGAGCAACTGGGCTACATAAACAAtccctgtatcatttgtgcagccatttaaagaaGGGAAATGGATAGCAtgaatatgcatatatccatgctgccagtttccagatgccgatcacatcagcagtgtatacttaccatgagCGCTGCGGTGATTTGGCTTCTTCCTGTCATAGACGCGACCTGCTCCCTAGCCGCTGTATCTCCCATCCCCGCTCCTCTGGCGGGCGGGAGTGATTCCTTGGCAGGAAGAAGAGTCAAtgggtgtgaaacagctgtcccaAGGGTATATGTGCCTTTGAGTCCACCTGTTCTCCCTCTCTGATGAACAATGCTAAATAAAAAGCCTCAAGCCTGCAGATTCGGTGAGTGCACTGTGGTCTTTGTCTCACATCACTATTGTTTAATTTCTTCACTAATACCGGGAGCACTACCAGCACAGACATTCTGGCTGCATAATACATCACACCTGAAATGCTTTATTAAGACAGTGCCGACTACACTCTCTCTGGACACGCATATCTTTATGATGCCAGATGGAGAAGTAAAGGAAAAAGTAAGCAACTGCAATCAGGGAAGAAATAGCCTGTGatacactggatgtaactgtgctgtaatcacTTAAATGGTGTACACAGCCTGTGTTCCATTGGTATCTACCTCTATTTGGCTAAGTGTATGGTACAAATACTAGCCCTTGTGAAGTGGACTTTATTTAGTAATGCTATGGGTGTATTAGCCACTATGTGGTAGTAAGGGTAGGCCAAGGCAGTGGTGGCCAAGGTGCAGCAGTAacatttgtttcttatatactggtgaataccagtgtgacagtatggtgagaATATGGTAACTTAGTGAGTAATTACATCGCAGCAAAGCCCTAGGAGCAGTGACTAGATGGAGCAAAAGGATTTGTGTAGTAAGTGTGTAATAAAgtatttcttgtgcctgtcattgggggacacagcaccagtgggtataggctactgccactaggaggcgacactagacagaagaagaagtgactccgcctggcaggctatacccctcctacaggcaccaggctaactcagttttagtctagtgtccgtaggaggtagacacaggtgcatgcacctccatttttttatttctttttcttttcttttaggttatcagggggaccgtcggcgtgggctgccacaTCAGACGCAGTTCCCCCTGAGGGTGCATGGAAAGTTTCCTTTCCCTGCGCCGGTCACCCGTCCCCCAACGCCCGCTCCCTGCGGCAGGATACCGGTCCCCCACAAAGGTGCGAGGTGACCGAAGGGGTGACCCTGCGCGCACCTGaagacgccggacaggtgagtattcctgTCCTTAGCCCTCTTTGGAATCTGGGGGGGGTCATCCTACCAGGGCACCTAATTACTCCCCTTCCCTGCCTCTtcccctcctgtctctctccctccctgcctctctccctccctgcctcccTCTCAGAGGCCCTGGGCAAGATGGTCTGTGCGGGCCTCTTTCTTCAGggagagggggtggagggagtCTCTGGAGCTCCTGCCCGCATGCAGCAGCTCCATAGGGGCGACCGGGGGGTTTACCGGGCTCTTCTCCCTTCCTTTCTGCCGGCGGCCGCGTTCTTCAGCGCTCCGCGCCGCCGTCTCGCTGCCGCCGGCCTGCCCATAAATTTAGCCCCCGGCTTCTGCCGGAGCTAGGCCGCATCGGCGcacacgagtgacgtcacgggGGCGGAGCGCCCGCCCGTTTTCGGCCCTTCCCGCCGCTAGCTTGTCTCTTATTGGCTACTCCTgtagcccccacctgctccttcctgtgccccctcccttcctcctctcgtCTCTGCAGCGCAGCAGCTTGTGGCCACCTGCTGTTCTCTCTGCCTGccagtacagcagcctcagctccctgtgcacagcagcagcagctcagaatccaCAGCATCCAGcgtgctccagcatccagtgcagctccagcatccagtgcggcagcagctccagggtcgggtaggctcacccagtgggtgatattcccctcctccactctccagGCTACCAGCCCTAGCTaccatgtctggtccccgggaCGACCCCCCTAGGCAGCTCGCTCCTGCGGCTGTGGCGACACACTTTGCGTGTGCTCGCTGCAATAAAAAGTTCCCCTGCGGTCAGCCTGGCCCCCTCTGTCTGCTATGCCTTAACCCTAGTGCCACCTCCCAGGAGACCTCCCCTGCAGGTTCAGATGCAGCCTCCCCTGAGTGGGCTAGatccctgtcccaggcgatcggtgacctctctaagctgtcccaggtcatgatccatgccattgagcggttgccTTCCCAAGCGCCTCCAGCGGTGGGAccctccagggtatctcctgactcgccttccagaggacggtctcataagagatctagactctctgtctcacggtcaccttctaggagatctagactctctgtctcacggtcaccttctaggtgttcctcagacccttctccggacagatccactgcaggcggttccgcttcccagcgacccctctccgccacctcgggggacccctctgactctgcCTCAGAGTCCgacagggaggatcagctggcctctgcagtgcaggccttgatccgtgcagtgcggGACACCTTACATATTGCAGAAGAGTCCCCTTCTACTTCCAGGAGTGAAGTCTCTTTCAGTCGCCATAAGCGACAGCCTTTGGTTTTCCCCAACCATAAGGATTTTGAAGATCTTCTAGCAAAGGAGTGGAATCACCctgaccggcggattccatcctctaagcgtgccgaggccttgtttcccttctcccctgacttGGTCACTACATGGACAGTGCCCCCCTCTGTGGACCCTCCGGTTTCTCGACTTTCCAAGTCaactactctgcctctggcagatggtgcttcactcactgacccagTCGACAAGAAAATCGACGCTTTTTCGAAGTCTGTCTTTATTGCGGCCGGTTCGGCCCTACGTCCTACCtttgctgcatcctgggtcagcaaggcttgttcctcttgggccaggCAGTTAGTCCATGACCTCT is a genomic window of Dendropsophus ebraccatus isolate aDenEbr1 chromosome 4, aDenEbr1.pat, whole genome shotgun sequence containing:
- the GHRL gene encoding appetite-regulating hormone; translated protein: MLAKVAFCGIVLFCLLWTEDVEAGSSFLSPSDMQKNAGKKLPKKLPYNMSRREAVDSWGNPVEEQSEDQKEIGVTIPLDINLKLTQEQFQRQKAAIENLLLGLFSLSSPHDIQEEKA